The following are encoded together in the Salvia hispanica cultivar TCC Black 2014 chromosome 6, UniMelb_Shisp_WGS_1.0, whole genome shotgun sequence genome:
- the LOC125195019 gene encoding protein ALP1-like, producing the protein MANGTQYSRAYYLADGIYPRWPVFVKTIRQPVGPKQTYFAKKQESARKDVERAFGVLQSRWAIIRCPVRLWHDNDVADIMTACIILHNMIIEDEGFVAERWAPEDCASTSHGIATPPLQMGVPRSNEYLIQRFTNMRSEISYSTLQADLVEEVWNRRGGGAA; encoded by the coding sequence ATGGCCAATGGCACGCAGTACAGCAGGGCATACTATTTGGCCGATGGAATATACCCTCGCTGGCCCGTGTTTGTCAAGACGATCCGACAACCAGTTGGGCCGAAGCAGacttattttgcaaaaaaacaAGAGAGTGCTAGGAAGGATGTTGAGCGGGCTTTTGGAGTCCTCCAATCGCGATGGGCCATTATACGGTGTCCGGTTCGACTATGGCACGATAATGATGTCGCAGACATCATGACTGCGtgtatcatattgcacaatatgataatagagGATGAAGGCTTTGTTGCAGAGCGCTGGGCACCGGAAGATTGTGCTAGCACAAGTCACGGTATTGCAACCCCTCCTCTGCAGATGGGTGTACCACGCAGTAATGAGTACTTGATTCAGCGCTTCACCAATATGCGGAGTGAAATATCATATTCAACACTGCAGGCTGATTTGGTTGAAGAGGTCTGGAACCGTAGAGGAGGGGGCGCAGCGTGA